One window of Catonella massiliensis genomic DNA carries:
- a CDS encoding carbohydrate ABC transporter permease, giving the protein MNNHIKSSASRRVFQVFNYIFLLFITFICIYPFWYVVIYTLSDPSKAGEVPPVLIPSGFSLENYKQILTLNGFLPSLGISFARTVAGTVLSVGSCSFLGYLFSKENMPFRKFLYRFLILTMYISGGMIATYIVIKSYGLLNTFWVYIIPGMISAYNVVLIKTYVESLPASLEESAKLDGAGVLTIFTKIIFPLSKPIIATVAVFVAVGQWNSWFDNHIYTRGVEELKTLQYLLYNYLNEAQRIAEQLRNATSSADASVLMQEISSKGIRMSITVLAALPIFLFYPFMQKYFVKGIMVGAVKG; this is encoded by the coding sequence GTTTCAGGTATTTAACTATATATTTCTGCTTTTTATAACATTTATATGTATATATCCGTTTTGGTATGTTGTGATTTACACGCTTTCGGACCCTTCAAAGGCCGGAGAGGTTCCGCCTGTACTCATACCATCGGGATTTTCTTTGGAAAACTACAAGCAGATACTCACATTGAACGGCTTTCTGCCTTCTCTTGGAATTTCATTTGCAAGAACAGTAGCGGGAACCGTACTCAGTGTTGGAAGCTGTTCCTTCCTAGGCTACCTTTTCTCAAAGGAGAATATGCCTTTTAGAAAGTTCCTTTACCGTTTCCTCATACTTACTATGTATATAAGCGGAGGAATGATAGCTACCTATATTGTAATCAAGAGCTATGGACTGCTTAACACCTTCTGGGTGTACATCATACCTGGTATGATTTCAGCGTATAATGTAGTTCTTATTAAGACCTATGTGGAGTCTCTTCCTGCTTCCCTTGAGGAATCAGCCAAGCTTGACGGTGCAGGAGTCCTCACTATATTTACAAAGATAATTTTCCCTCTCTCAAAGCCTATTATTGCTACAGTGGCGGTATTTGTGGCAGTTGGCCAGTGGAACTCATGGTTTGATAACCACATTTATACAAGAGGCGTTGAAGAGCTAAAGACCTTACAGTACCTTCTGTACAATTACTTGAATGAAGCACAGAGAATAGCAGAACAGCTTAGAAATGCTACTTCAAGTGCTGATGCAAGTGTACTTATGCAGGAAATCTCTTCAAAAGGTATAAGAATGTCTATCACTGTACTTGCGGCCCTTCCAATATTCCTGTTCTATCCTTTTATGCAGAAGTATTTTGTAAAAGGTATTATGGTTGGTGCTGTTAAGGGTTGA
- a CDS encoding alpha-L-fucosidase translates to MSYKYEELDKRLVSVVPSKRQVEYQQREFYGFIHFTVNTYTNKEWGLGDESPEIFNPYDLDAESWVKAAVSAGMQGLILTCKHHDGFCLWPSKYTEHSVKNSPYKDGKGDIVKELSDACKKYGIKFGVYLSPWDRNCAVYGTGKEYDDFYINQMTELLTNYGDVYTFWMDGACGEGPNGKKQVYDWERYYAKVRELQPEAVLSICGPDVRWCGNEAGVVRKSEWSVVSKLMTSPAFTAELSQKEDNEEFRKRAIDPTNEELGSREVLENEPELAWYPAETDLSIRPGWFYHPEEDDKVRSLENLKDIYLKSVGGNTALLLNVCPMKNGRFHENDTKRLAELGDFIRESFKDNLADKAEIISVPEKGDRGENISSIRADDYETYFKTEDGKRELCIELKWEEGVKASYLVLKENILLSQRVESFKVYEEVKGEGYKEVYDGTVIGYKRIVVLSGREVTGIKIEITDSRIAPAISFVGVY, encoded by the coding sequence ATGAGCTACAAATACGAAGAGCTTGATAAGAGGCTTGTAAGCGTTGTTCCATCGAAAAGACAGGTGGAGTACCAACAGAGAGAATTTTATGGATTTATCCATTTTACGGTAAATACATATACCAATAAGGAATGGGGCCTTGGGGATGAATCGCCCGAGATATTTAATCCCTATGACCTAGATGCAGAGAGCTGGGTGAAGGCTGCTGTAAGTGCAGGAATGCAGGGGCTAATCCTTACCTGCAAGCATCATGACGGCTTCTGCCTCTGGCCATCCAAGTATACAGAACACAGTGTAAAGAATTCTCCATACAAGGATGGTAAGGGAGATATAGTTAAGGAATTATCAGATGCCTGCAAGAAGTATGGCATTAAATTTGGGGTATATCTGTCTCCTTGGGATAGAAACTGTGCAGTATACGGTACAGGAAAGGAATATGATGACTTCTATATCAATCAGATGACTGAACTTCTTACAAACTACGGAGATGTCTATACCTTCTGGATGGATGGGGCCTGCGGTGAAGGTCCTAACGGCAAGAAACAGGTATATGACTGGGAGAGATATTATGCTAAGGTTAGGGAATTACAGCCTGAGGCTGTACTATCAATCTGTGGTCCTGATGTGCGCTGGTGTGGTAATGAAGCCGGTGTAGTGAGAAAAAGCGAATGGAGCGTAGTATCAAAGCTTATGACATCTCCGGCTTTTACAGCAGAGCTTAGTCAGAAAGAAGACAACGAAGAATTTAGAAAAAGAGCGATAGACCCAACCAATGAAGAGCTTGGAAGCAGGGAAGTACTGGAAAATGAGCCTGAACTTGCCTGGTATCCTGCAGAGACTGACCTATCCATTCGTCCCGGCTGGTTCTACCATCCTGAAGAGGACGATAAGGTAAGAAGCCTTGAGAACTTAAAGGATATATACCTAAAATCAGTAGGAGGCAATACAGCCCTTCTTCTCAATGTCTGCCCTATGAAAAACGGAAGATTCCACGAAAATGACACCAAGAGGCTTGCAGAGCTTGGAGACTTCATAAGGGAAAGCTTTAAGGATAATTTAGCTGATAAGGCAGAAATTATCTCGGTACCTGAAAAGGGAGACAGAGGAGAGAATATAAGCAGTATAAGGGCTGATGACTACGAGACTTACTTTAAGACTGAGGATGGAAAAAGAGAGCTTTGCATAGAGCTTAAATGGGAAGAAGGAGTAAAGGCTTCTTACCTGGTATTAAAAGAGAATATACTTCTAAGTCAAAGAGTGGAGTCCTTCAAAGTATATGAGGAAGTTAAGGGTGAGGGCTATAAAGAGGTCTATGATGGAACTGTAATAGGCTATAAGAGAATTGTTGTTTTAAGTGGAAGAGAAGTTACGGGCATAAAGATAGAAATAACAGATTCAAGAATAGCACCTGCCATATCTTTTGTAGGAGTATATTAA
- a CDS encoding flagellar protein, protein MEVTNCKACGNLFNYTSGPRLCPNCMKKLEKKFAITKDYIRENPHANINTVAKECKVSIPQIKKWIREERLSFSQESGIGLECDNCGKMIRTGRFCAECKAKMINNLDNAYEKPKPVVQKKKEKEKERMRYLDK, encoded by the coding sequence ATGGAAGTAACAAACTGCAAAGCTTGTGGCAATCTGTTCAACTACACCTCAGGTCCAAGGCTATGTCCTAATTGTATGAAAAAGCTCGAGAAGAAGTTTGCGATAACTAAGGATTATATTCGCGAAAATCCTCATGCTAATATAAATACCGTAGCCAAAGAATGTAAGGTTTCTATTCCTCAGATTAAAAAATGGATTAGGGAGGAACGCCTTTCCTTCTCGCAGGAATCCGGTATCGGACTTGAGTGTGATAACTGTGGCAAGATGATTAGAACCGGACGTTTTTGTGCGGAGTGCAAGGCTAAGATGATAAATAACCTGGATAATGCCTATGAGAAGCCAAAGCCTGTAGTTCAAAAGAAAAAGGAAAAAGAAAAGGAACGTATGCGTTACCTTGATAAATAA
- a CDS encoding ComF family protein, translating into MFKRLLNLLYPTRCPVCDDIVIPRGNRVCDTCKDILKPVAPPLCYKCGRQIISETAEYCDTCSNYSFSFERAFSLWPYNNTVKASLSAFKYKGRREFADYYADKLYEYFAPIIDKLEVDILVPVPIHADRLLTRGFNQSALIAVKLADRLGLPVSEDYLLRSKNTLAQKNLDHVARRANLRDAFSVNKNSKYYGNYIKNVLLIDDIYTTGSTADACAKALKDAGSDKVYVLCVASVRAT; encoded by the coding sequence ATGTTTAAGAGACTGCTTAATCTGTTGTATCCTACAAGATGCCCTGTCTGTGATGACATCGTTATACCAAGGGGGAACAGGGTATGTGATACGTGCAAGGATATACTTAAGCCCGTAGCTCCTCCTCTTTGCTACAAGTGTGGAAGACAGATAATATCGGAGACGGCCGAGTACTGCGATACCTGTTCCAACTACAGCTTTAGCTTTGAGAGGGCTTTTTCTCTGTGGCCGTATAACAACACGGTTAAGGCTTCATTATCCGCCTTTAAGTACAAGGGCAGGAGGGAATTTGCAGACTATTACGCCGACAAACTATACGAATATTTTGCCCCTATTATAGATAAACTGGAGGTAGATATCCTGGTTCCGGTTCCAATCCATGCTGACAGACTTTTGACTCGTGGTTTCAATCAATCAGCACTGATTGCGGTAAAGTTAGCAGATAGGCTTGGACTGCCTGTCTCCGAGGATTATCTTCTCCGCTCAAAGAACACTCTTGCTCAAAAGAACCTTGACCATGTAGCGAGGCGCGCAAACCTAAGAGATGCCTTCAGTGTAAATAAAAATTCAAAATATTACGGAAATTATATAAAGAATGTCCTCCTCATTGACGATATTTATACCACAGGAAGTACAGCCGATGCCTGTGCGAAGGCACTTAAGGATGCAGGCAGTGACAAGGTTTACGTACTTTGTGTGGCCTCAGTAAGAGCTACATAG
- a CDS encoding nucleotidyltransferase family protein, with the protein MNITSLVIMAAGMGSRYGGIKQLDSFGPGGEIIMDYSIFDAVKAGFDKIVIIIREDIYDDFMEVIGKRIMEAANVPIHIAFQSLEDLPDGYDIPKGRTKPWGTGQAILSVKEYIDEPFLIINADDFYGREPYVKSQIFLSNTILNLEKPRFCLAGYTLKNTLSDNGKVTRGICKCDEDGKLISIEETYGIEREGDTVVGLDAFGNKRSLSLTDTASMNMMGFTPSIFPLLEKKFLDFLDNLDKNDPLKAEFLIPNAVNELLKDGEIDVEVVKTSANWFGVTFKEDREKVKASLNDLIEHAVYPTPLWR; encoded by the coding sequence ATGAACATTACTTCCTTGGTAATAATGGCCGCAGGCATGGGGAGCAGATACGGCGGTATCAAGCAGCTTGACTCCTTTGGTCCGGGCGGTGAAATAATAATGGATTATTCTATTTTTGACGCCGTTAAAGCAGGCTTTGATAAGATTGTAATTATAATAAGAGAAGATATATATGATGATTTTATGGAAGTTATAGGAAAAAGGATAATGGAAGCTGCAAATGTTCCTATACATATTGCCTTCCAGTCCTTAGAGGACCTTCCAGATGGATATGACATTCCTAAAGGCCGTACAAAGCCTTGGGGCACCGGCCAGGCCATACTTTCCGTTAAGGAATACATAGATGAGCCTTTTCTTATAATAAATGCCGATGATTTCTATGGAAGGGAGCCTTATGTAAAATCCCAGATTTTCCTTTCAAACACAATACTTAACTTGGAAAAGCCAAGGTTTTGCCTGGCTGGTTATACCCTTAAGAACACTCTAAGCGACAACGGAAAGGTGACCAGGGGCATATGTAAATGCGATGAAGATGGAAAACTTATATCTATAGAAGAAACTTATGGTATAGAACGAGAGGGTGACACGGTGGTTGGGCTTGATGCTTTTGGCAATAAGCGGAGTCTCTCGTTAACTGATACCGCTTCAATGAATATGATGGGCTTTACCCCTTCAATCTTTCCTCTGCTTGAGAAAAAGTTTTTGGACTTTCTCGATAACCTTGATAAAAATGATCCTTTGAAGGCTGAGTTTCTAATACCAAATGCAGTTAATGAGCTCTTAAAAGACGGCGAGATAGATGTAGAGGTGGTAAAAACTTCAGCTAATTGGTTCGGAGTTACCTTTAAGGAGGATAGAGAGAAGGTGAAGGCGTCTCTAAATGACCTTATAGAGCATGCCGTCTACCCTACGCCACTTTGGAGGTAG